The Kluyvera intermedia genome window below encodes:
- a CDS encoding glycoside hydrolase family 3 protein, whose translation MHQHLVGKPLEGVAEFAMTVAAQGAVLLKNTPEVLPLDELDTVAIFGRTQINYYRSGTGSGGAVNVISSCNLLDAMRARCGTRVNEVLAQHYAQWVNTHPFDNGGGGWAQEPWFQQEMPLSDEMVLQAKQASNKAVVVIGRTAGEDKDNADVPGGYRLTEEELEMLRAVCLHFDHVIVVLNVSSIIDMSWAESPQLRPHIGAILYAWHGGPDGSKAVASLLCGDITPSGKLTDTIACSLDDYPSTPCWGDSAQNIYQEDIYVGYRYFETFRPQQVLYPFGFGLSYTRFAIHSLSMKRDIDNPLSFQITAKVDNVGERYAGSEVVQIYLEAPQGQLGKPSRALVAFAKSRVLQPGEGETLTMTVTLEQLASWDDSGATGNPNCWVLEAGVYRFWGGNSVRNLQPISMQGKAGYTQPMLRILSCHEEALAPTVSFTRLRPGKRLQSGTWLEEWEEVPRRKTALRERIVARLPQPLEIVGDKGIKLDDVAQGNARMDDFIAQLNIDELACLVRGEGMCSHKVTPGVASAFGGTGDSLLDKGIPLAATADGPSGIRMDNGAYATLMPSGTLLASTWDPVLVERLYVMEGKELQQNQIDLLLGPGMNIHRHPLNGRNFEYFSEDPLVTGMMAVAMVNGIRSGGGIATLKHFACNNQEHARAQADSVVSARALREIYLKGFEYAVKQGSAMAIMTAYNPINGHWSASNYCLNTTILRDDWGFRGIVMTDWWAKMNDAINGGVATVNNTAAMIRAQNDLYMVVNNNGAEINAGDDNTLSALEEGTLTLGELQRCAHNILMFMLHTQVVKRGDKPKVNVPTIAADRTLFIEDAIKIAPESRLRFSDTLAIYIEDGGVYDLLVSVNSAAMPLAQTATNLLLNGKFVATVQTRGTLGQRVTQKLCRVLLEPGYYRVETEVINPGLNIDWLEFRNMGSSGSR comes from the coding sequence ATATCTAGCTGTAACCTACTGGATGCGATGCGTGCTCGATGCGGTACGCGGGTCAATGAGGTTCTGGCGCAGCATTATGCGCAGTGGGTCAATACGCATCCGTTTGATAACGGCGGCGGTGGCTGGGCGCAGGAGCCGTGGTTTCAGCAGGAGATGCCGCTCAGTGATGAGATGGTTTTACAGGCGAAGCAGGCTTCGAATAAAGCGGTAGTGGTAATTGGGCGTACCGCAGGGGAAGATAAAGATAACGCGGATGTTCCGGGCGGATATCGCTTAACCGAGGAAGAGCTCGAGATGCTGCGGGCGGTCTGCCTTCATTTTGACCACGTTATCGTGGTGCTCAATGTTTCCTCAATTATCGATATGTCGTGGGCGGAATCACCGCAGTTGCGTCCACATATTGGCGCTATCCTGTATGCCTGGCATGGCGGGCCGGATGGAAGCAAGGCGGTGGCATCACTGCTGTGTGGCGATATCACGCCTTCCGGTAAGCTGACAGACACCATTGCTTGTTCACTGGATGACTATCCTTCCACACCTTGTTGGGGCGACAGCGCGCAGAATATCTATCAAGAAGATATCTACGTTGGCTATCGTTATTTTGAAACCTTCCGCCCCCAGCAGGTGCTTTATCCCTTTGGTTTTGGCCTTTCATATACACGCTTTGCTATCCATTCATTAAGCATGAAACGGGATATCGACAACCCTTTGTCTTTTCAGATAACGGCCAAAGTCGACAATGTGGGTGAACGATATGCGGGCAGTGAGGTGGTGCAAATCTATCTCGAAGCGCCGCAGGGTCAATTGGGTAAGCCGTCACGCGCTTTGGTGGCGTTTGCTAAAAGCCGGGTGTTGCAGCCGGGTGAGGGGGAAACGCTCACCATGACGGTTACGCTTGAACAATTGGCATCCTGGGATGATAGCGGCGCGACCGGTAATCCGAATTGCTGGGTGCTGGAAGCGGGAGTGTACCGCTTCTGGGGTGGTAACAGCGTGCGCAACCTGCAACCCATCAGTATGCAGGGCAAAGCCGGTTATACGCAGCCGATGCTGCGGATCCTCTCTTGCCACGAAGAAGCCCTTGCGCCTACCGTCTCGTTTACGCGACTGCGCCCCGGCAAGCGTTTACAGTCAGGAACATGGCTGGAGGAGTGGGAAGAGGTTCCGCGGCGTAAAACTGCCTTGCGTGAGCGCATTGTTGCAAGACTTCCGCAGCCGCTGGAAATCGTCGGTGATAAAGGGATAAAACTTGATGATGTGGCGCAGGGTAATGCCCGCATGGATGACTTTATTGCTCAGTTGAACATTGATGAGTTGGCCTGTCTGGTTCGCGGCGAAGGAATGTGTAGCCACAAAGTGACACCGGGCGTGGCATCCGCATTTGGTGGTACCGGCGATAGTCTACTGGATAAAGGCATTCCCCTGGCGGCGACGGCAGACGGCCCTTCCGGTATCCGCATGGACAACGGCGCCTATGCCACGCTAATGCCCAGCGGCACGTTGTTGGCCTCCACCTGGGATCCAGTGCTGGTTGAGCGTTTGTACGTGATGGAAGGTAAGGAGCTTCAGCAAAATCAAATCGATCTACTGCTAGGGCCAGGGATGAATATTCATCGCCATCCGCTAAACGGCCGCAATTTCGAGTATTTCTCCGAAGACCCGTTAGTGACCGGCATGATGGCGGTAGCTATGGTCAACGGTATTCGTAGCGGCGGAGGCATTGCCACGCTGAAGCATTTTGCCTGCAATAACCAGGAGCATGCGCGGGCACAGGCTGATTCGGTCGTTTCCGCTCGCGCACTACGAGAAATCTATCTTAAAGGTTTTGAGTATGCGGTGAAGCAGGGCAGCGCGATGGCAATAATGACAGCCTATAACCCGATTAATGGGCACTGGTCTGCGTCTAACTATTGCTTGAACACCACGATTCTACGCGATGACTGGGGATTTCGCGGCATCGTGATGACCGATTGGTGGGCGAAAATGAACGATGCTATCAACGGTGGAGTGGCGACGGTCAACAATACGGCGGCGATGATCCGCGCGCAAAACGACCTGTACATGGTGGTCAATAACAACGGTGCTGAGATAAATGCTGGGGATGACAATACGCTGAGCGCGCTGGAAGAAGGTACGCTGACGCTGGGTGAGCTCCAGCGCTGTGCGCACAATATCCTGATGTTTATGCTGCATACTCAAGTCGTTAAGCGGGGCGACAAGCCGAAGGTTAATGTGCCGACTATTGCCGCCGACAGGACGTTATTCATTGAAGATGCGATTAAAATTGCGCCGGAATCACGGTTACGGTTTAGCGATACGCTCGCCATCTATATTGAAGATGGCGGTGTTTACGACCTGTTAGTGAGCGTTAACTCTGCGGCGATGCCGTTGGCGCAAACAGCGACCAATTTATTGTTGAACGGTAAGTTTGTGGCGACAGTACAAACGCGTGGGACGCTGGGGCAAAGAGTCACGCAGAAGCTGTGCCGTGTGCTGCTTGAACCCGGCTACTATCGCGTCGAGACAGAGGTTATCAATCCGGGATTGAATATCGATTGGCTGGAATTCCGCAACATGGGGTCGTCGGGATCCCGATAA
- the emrB gene encoding multidrug efflux MFS transporter permease subunit EmrB, whose amino-acid sequence MQPQKPLEGAQLVIMTIALSLATFMQVLDSTIANVAIPTIAGNLGSSLSQGTWVITSFGVANAISIPITGWLAKRVGEVKLFMWSTVAFAIASWACGMSNSLGMLIFFRVIQGIVAGPLIPLSQSLLLSNYPPAKRSVALALWSMTVIVAPICGPILGGYISDNYHWGWIFYINVPIGALVVMLSLQTLRGRETRTEQRRIDAIGLALLVLGIGSLQVMLDQGKELDWFNSTEIIVLTVVAVVSLSFLIVWELTDDNPIVDLSLFKSRNFTIGCLCISLAYMLYFGAIVLLPQLLQEVYGYTATWAGLASAPVGIIPVILSPIIGRFAHKLDMRRLVTFSFIMYAVCFYWRAYTFEPGMDFGASAWPQFIQGFAVACFFMPLTAITLSGLPPERLAAASSLSNFTRTLAGSIGTSITTTLWTNREALHHAQLTESVTPFNPNAQQMYDQLQGMGMTQQQASGWIAQQITNQGLIISANEIFWVSAGIFLLLLSLVWFARPPFSAGGGGGSH is encoded by the coding sequence ATGCAACCGCAAAAACCGCTAGAAGGCGCGCAACTGGTCATTATGACCATTGCGCTATCGCTTGCGACATTCATGCAGGTGCTGGACTCCACCATCGCCAACGTGGCTATCCCCACCATTGCCGGCAACCTTGGCTCATCACTGAGCCAGGGGACATGGGTAATTACCTCGTTTGGGGTGGCAAACGCCATCTCCATTCCGATTACCGGCTGGCTGGCAAAACGCGTCGGCGAAGTGAAGCTGTTCATGTGGTCAACCGTCGCTTTTGCCATTGCCTCATGGGCGTGCGGGATGTCCAACAGCCTCGGCATGTTGATTTTCTTCCGTGTTATCCAGGGGATTGTCGCCGGGCCACTGATTCCGCTTTCGCAAAGTTTGCTGCTCAGTAACTACCCGCCAGCAAAACGCTCTGTCGCGCTGGCGCTATGGTCGATGACAGTCATCGTGGCGCCAATCTGCGGGCCAATTCTTGGCGGTTACATTAGCGATAACTACCATTGGGGTTGGATCTTCTACATCAACGTTCCGATTGGCGCGCTGGTGGTGATGTTGAGTCTGCAAACTCTGCGCGGACGCGAAACGCGAACCGAACAGCGGCGAATTGATGCGATTGGTCTGGCGCTATTAGTGCTGGGGATCGGTAGCCTGCAGGTGATGCTCGACCAGGGTAAAGAACTCGATTGGTTTAACTCGACCGAGATCATCGTACTTACGGTCGTGGCGGTGGTATCGCTCAGTTTCCTGATTGTCTGGGAACTCACCGACGATAACCCGATAGTCGACCTGTCGTTGTTCAAGTCGCGAAACTTTACCATAGGTTGTCTGTGTATCAGCCTGGCCTACATGCTCTACTTCGGCGCTATCGTTCTCTTGCCGCAGCTATTGCAAGAGGTCTACGGGTACACCGCCACCTGGGCAGGTTTGGCGTCGGCACCGGTGGGGATTATTCCGGTTATCCTCTCGCCAATCATCGGACGCTTTGCCCATAAGCTGGATATGCGCCGGTTGGTCACCTTCAGTTTTATTATGTATGCCGTCTGTTTCTACTGGCGCGCCTATACCTTCGAGCCGGGCATGGACTTCGGCGCGTCGGCCTGGCCGCAGTTTATTCAGGGCTTTGCCGTCGCGTGCTTCTTCATGCCGCTGACCGCTATCACGCTCTCCGGGCTTCCTCCCGAGCGTCTGGCGGCCGCATCGAGCTTGTCGAACTTTACGCGTACGCTGGCAGGCTCCATCGGCACGTCAATTACCACAACGCTTTGGACTAACCGCGAGGCGTTACACCATGCGCAATTGACGGAGTCCGTGACGCCATTTAACCCTAACGCCCAGCAGATGTACGATCAGTTGCAGGGTATGGGAATGACCCAACAGCAGGCTTCCGGCTGGATAGCACAGCAGATAACCAACCAGGGATTGATTATCTCAGCGAACGAAATATTCTGGGTTTCAGCGGGGATCTTCTTGTTGCTGCTAAGCCTTGTGTGGTTTGCCAGACCGCCATTCAGCGCCGGCGGTGGTGGGGGTTCTCACTAG
- the emrA gene encoding multidrug efflux MFS transporter periplasmic adaptor subunit EmrA translates to MSTNAETQAPQQPANKKGKRKRALILLTLLFVIIGVAYGSYWFLVLRHFEETDDAYVAGNQVQIMSQVSGSVTKVWADNTDYVQQGDVLVTLDQTDAQQAFEKAQTELASSVRQMRQLMINNKQLQANIDIRKTTLSQAQTDLSRRVPLGSANLIGREELQHAKDAVASAQAALNVAIQQYNANQAMILGTKLEDQPTVRQAATDVRNAWLALQRTKIVSPMSGYVSRRSVQPGAQISPTTPLMAVVPASNLWVDANFKETQLAHMRIGQPVTVISDIYGDDVKYTGKVVGLDMGTGSAFSLLPAQNATGNWIKVVQRLPVRIELDANQLAKHPLRIGLSTLVKVNTTNRDGQILASQVRTSPAYESNAREISLTPVNKLINDIVQANAN, encoded by the coding sequence ATGAGCACAAATGCGGAGACTCAAGCCCCGCAGCAACCCGCCAACAAGAAAGGCAAGCGTAAACGCGCCCTCATCTTGTTGACCTTGCTCTTTGTCATTATTGGCGTGGCCTATGGCAGCTACTGGTTTTTAGTCTTGCGTCACTTCGAGGAAACCGATGATGCATACGTAGCCGGTAACCAGGTTCAAATCATGTCTCAGGTCTCCGGCAGCGTGACGAAAGTCTGGGCCGATAACACCGACTATGTTCAGCAAGGCGATGTGCTGGTGACGCTGGACCAGACCGATGCCCAGCAGGCGTTTGAAAAAGCCCAGACTGAGTTGGCCTCAAGCGTGCGTCAAATGCGCCAGTTGATGATTAACAACAAGCAATTGCAGGCCAATATCGACATTCGTAAAACGACGTTGTCGCAGGCGCAAACTGACCTTAGCCGCCGCGTGCCGCTGGGCAGCGCGAACCTGATTGGTCGTGAAGAATTGCAACATGCGAAAGACGCTGTCGCCAGTGCTCAGGCTGCACTCAACGTGGCTATCCAGCAGTACAACGCCAACCAGGCAATGATTCTCGGCACAAAACTCGAAGATCAGCCAACTGTCCGTCAGGCGGCAACGGATGTCCGTAACGCGTGGCTTGCGCTGCAACGAACCAAAATTGTCAGCCCAATGAGTGGTTATGTCTCCCGTCGCTCCGTACAGCCGGGTGCGCAGATTAGCCCAACCACACCGCTCATGGCCGTGGTTCCCGCCAGTAACCTGTGGGTCGACGCCAACTTTAAAGAAACGCAGCTTGCGCACATGCGTATCGGCCAGCCGGTCACCGTCATCAGCGACATTTACGGCGATGATGTGAAATACACCGGTAAAGTGGTCGGTCTTGATATGGGTACCGGTAGCGCCTTCTCCCTGCTGCCGGCTCAAAACGCCACCGGTAACTGGATTAAAGTCGTGCAGCGTCTGCCGGTACGTATTGAACTGGATGCAAATCAGCTCGCGAAACACCCGCTGCGCATTGGTTTGTCTACACTGGTGAAAGTGAATACCACTAACCGCGATGGGCAGATACTGGCAAGCCAGGTTCGTACCAGCCCGGCTTACGAAAGTAACGCGCGTGAGATAAGCCTCACTCCGGTGAATAAGCTGATTAACGACATCGTCCAGGCCAACGCTAACTAA
- the mprA gene encoding transcriptional repressor MprA, with product MDSSFTPIEQMLKFRASRSEDFPFQEILLTRLCMHMQGKLLDNRNKMLKAQGINETLFMALITLESQENHSIQPSELSCALGSSRTNATRIADELEKRGWIERRESDNDRRCLHLQLTEKGHQFLNEVLPPQHDCLHQLWSSLSLAEKDQLEHITRKLLTRLDQMEEDGTVLSAVR from the coding sequence ATGGATAGTTCTTTTACGCCCATTGAACAAATGCTGAAATTCCGCGCCAGCCGCAGCGAAGACTTCCCGTTCCAGGAAATTCTTCTGACTCGCCTTTGCATGCATATGCAAGGCAAGCTGCTGGATAATCGCAATAAGATGCTGAAAGCTCAGGGAATCAACGAGACATTGTTTATGGCGCTAATCACGCTGGAGTCTCAGGAAAATCACAGTATTCAGCCTTCTGAACTCAGCTGCGCGCTGGGGTCATCGCGTACCAATGCCACCCGCATTGCCGATGAACTGGAAAAACGCGGCTGGATTGAACGCCGCGAAAGCGACAATGACCGCCGCTGCCTGCATTTGCAGCTCACCGAGAAAGGTCATCAGTTCCTAAACGAAGTTCTGCCTCCGCAGCATGACTGCCTGCATCAACTCTGGTCATCATTAAGTCTGGCCGAGAAAGATCAGCTCGAACATATCACCCGCAAGCTTCTTACCCGTCTGGATCAGATGGAAGAGGATGGCACAGTGCTTAGCGCCGTGCGTTAA
- a CDS encoding MFS transporter gives MTKPAHGLSPALIALMSVATGLAVASNYYAQPLLDTIARHFSLTAGQAGFIVTAAQLGYAAGLLFLVPLGDMFERRRLIVTMTLLAAGGMLITANSQSLGMMILGTALTGLFSVVAQLLVPLAATLAAPEKRGKVVGTVMSGLLLGILLARTVAGLLASLGGWRTVYWVATVLMVLLAFALWRGLPKIKQENHLNYGQLLGSIFSLFARDKLLRTRALLGCLTFANFSILWTSMAFLLSSAPFNYSEATIGLFGLAGAAGALGARPVGGLADKGKSHLTTTWGLLLLLLSWVAIWFGHTSAIALIIGIVVLDLMVQGVHITNQTVIYRVQPDARNRLTAGYMTSYFIGGAAGSLVSASAWQHAGWMGVCLAGSLVAVANLLVWWWGYHRQEAE, from the coding sequence ATGACTAAACCTGCTCACGGGCTTAGCCCAGCCTTGATCGCTTTAATGTCCGTCGCCACGGGCCTTGCGGTCGCCAGTAACTACTATGCCCAGCCGCTGCTGGATACCATTGCCCGCCACTTCTCACTGACTGCCGGTCAGGCGGGATTTATCGTCACCGCCGCGCAACTTGGCTATGCCGCCGGGCTGTTATTCCTTGTGCCGCTGGGGGATATGTTTGAACGTCGCCGACTTATCGTCACCATGACGCTGCTCGCGGCGGGCGGGATGCTCATTACCGCCAATAGCCAATCCCTGGGGATGATGATCCTCGGTACCGCTCTTACCGGGCTGTTCTCCGTCGTGGCACAACTGCTGGTACCGCTCGCCGCCACCCTCGCCGCCCCTGAAAAACGCGGAAAAGTCGTGGGTACGGTGATGAGCGGATTACTGCTTGGGATACTGTTGGCGCGAACCGTCGCCGGTCTGTTAGCGAGCCTTGGCGGCTGGCGCACCGTTTATTGGGTCGCGACCGTGCTGATGGTGTTGCTGGCCTTTGCGTTATGGCGCGGCCTGCCAAAGATAAAGCAGGAAAATCATCTTAATTATGGCCAGTTGCTGGGGTCAATTTTCAGCTTATTTGCTCGTGATAAATTGCTACGAACCCGCGCGCTGCTCGGCTGCCTGACCTTTGCTAACTTCAGCATTCTATGGACATCGATGGCCTTTCTGCTCTCCAGTGCGCCATTTAATTACTCCGAAGCAACCATTGGTCTGTTTGGTTTGGCGGGGGCGGCAGGCGCACTCGGCGCACGTCCCGTTGGCGGTCTGGCGGATAAAGGCAAATCGCATCTGACTACCACCTGGGGATTGCTGTTGTTGCTACTTTCTTGGGTTGCTATCTGGTTCGGACACACTTCCGCCATCGCGTTAATTATCGGCATTGTGGTGCTCGACCTTATGGTTCAGGGGGTGCACATCACCAACCAGACCGTAATCTATCGCGTGCAGCCCGATGCACGTAATCGTCTGACCGCCGGTTACATGACCAGTTATTTTATCGGCGGTGCAGCAGGCTCACTGGTTTCAGCCTCGGCGTGGCAGCACGCGGGCTGGATGGGTGTTTGCCTGGCAGGCAGCCTGGTTGCAGTGGCTAACCTGCTGGTATGGTGGTGGGGTTACCATCGTCAGGAAGCAGAATAA